The Bartonella grahamii subsp. shimonis region GGAACCGCGTGCCTATTAATAAAACAATCCCTGCCGAAATCAAGCGAGGAACCATATGAGAAAACAACAAGCTAAACCAGTAAAAGCACAACAGCTTAACAGTTATTATGAAGAAAGCCGGGGCTTAGAACGTGATCTTATCAATGAATTTATAAGATCGCGCAGAACGGCATGGCGTGTAGCGAGTGCTGTTGGTCTTTTTGGCTTATTCGGTATGATATGTGGAGTCGTTGGATTTTCTCAACCAGCTCCAATTCCCTTAGTGTTGCGCGTTGATAATACGACGGGTGCAGTTGATGTTATCTCAATTATGCGCGAACATGAAGAAAGCTATGGTGAAGTTGTAGATAAATATTGGCTAAACCAATATGTCCTTAACCGCGAAAATTACGACTATGATACCATTCAACTGAACTATGACACAACAGCACTTTTAAGTGCGGCAGCTGTTCAACAAGAATATTATAAAATCTACAATGGGGAAAATGCACGGGATAAAGTGCTTTCCAACAGAGCACGTATCACAGTTAAAATACGATCAATCCAGCCTAATGGACTCGGTCAAGCAACTGTGCGTTTTACAACTCAACAACTTGACAGCAGCGGTGCTGCTACTGGACCAAAACAGCACCAGATTGCAACAATTGGTTACACCTATGTCGGTGCACCCATGAAATCATCTGATCGATTGCTTAACCCACTTGGTTTTCAAGTAACAAGTTACCGTTCTGACCCAGAAATACTGTTGAATGATTAAGGAATTGATTATTATGAAAAAACTTGCTTTCGTTGTTCTATTGTCTTCATTTTCTTCTCTTTATACGGTACCTGTGCAGGCGCTCAAAAGTCCATCAAATTCACAATATGATCACCGCATTCGTTATATAACGTATAACGAAGCCGATGTGGTTCAAATTGAAACAGTTCTTGGTGTGGCAACACATATTATTCTTGAAGAAGGTGAACAGTATATCACTCATGCCTTTGGCGATTCAGAAGCCTATGCCTTTGCTCATAAAGGGCGGCATATTTTTATTAAACCAAAAGCAGAATTTGCCAATACAAATCTTATCGTTGTAACTGACAAGCGGAGTTACAAATTCCGACTACAATTTCGAAATGACCGTGCGGGATCAACATATGAATTGGCTTTCCATTATCCCCATTCAAATGATGGAAAGTCAGAAGAAAACAACCAACGCCTTGCGATTGAACGTGGTTTTCACCAAAGCGTCAAAGGCTATAATCTCAGTTATACCATGAGCGGTCACCAAGATATTGCTCCGATAAATGCTTGGGACAATGGGCGTATTACTTACTTCAAATTTCCCGCTAACATGGATATGCCATCGATTTATATTGTAGATGCTGAAGGAAATGAAAGCTTAATACCACGCACTGTTATCGGCAGTTCTAATGATATTATCGCCGTTCATAAGGTCAATCCTAAATGGCTCATACGGCTTGGTAAACGCGCGCTAGCTGTTTTTAATGAAGCCTACGACCCCAATGGCGTACCAAACACAACAGGGACAGTATCTTCGGTAGTTTATCGTATCAATAAAGGAGGAAAATGATGTTTGACAATAAGGAAGGAGAGGGGAAAGGTACAAAATTAGACAACGTCGAGCAAAAATATATTGAAGGTGCCTATGGTAGTTCTGAATTAGGTTCTGAACGTCGTCCGACAATTCCAGGCACCCGTGCATTGCTAATGGTAGGACTTATTGTCATAATAGCGATACCAATTGCCTTGACTTTGAAAGCTTTTAAAATGCGCAATACCGTGAAAGTTGAAGAAGAAAAAGAACAACAAACAGTACAGCAAATTATACCAAACTATGTCCCTCGAGTTATAGAGGAGCCAACGATTGTAGAAGATGCGGAAAAATCAATACAAACAGAAGATTCAAACCTAGATATTTCACCGGCTTTGAGTAAGCTTCTTCAAACAACCATTCCTCCACATTTGCTCCGAGATTCTGAAGAATTAGCACGCAAACGTATGCTTAGTTCTGGCCTTAACAATGGCGGTAGCGAAGGATCTACAGAGACAAAAACGGCATCTAATGATGATGGAAACAATGGTGTATTATTTGATAACCTTCAGCCCGTACGTTTAGGTCAATCACGTGCGATGCAATTTCGTAATCGTGACTTTTTGATTACGCAAGGAACGCAAATAGATTGCACGTTAGAAACAAAGATCATTACATCACAACCCGGAATGACAACGTGTCATTTAACACGCGATATTTATTCCACAAGTGGTCGTGTTGTTCTGCTTGACCGTGGTTCTAAAGTCGTTGGTTTTTACCAAAGTGGCATACAACAAGGACAAACACGTGTGTTTGTGCAATGGTCGCGTATTGAAACGCCTTCTGGTGTTGTCGTCAATCTTGACTCACCTGGCACAGGTCCTCTGGGTGAAGCTGGTATTGGTGGCTGGGTTGACAGACACTTTTGGGAGAGACTTGGTAGTGCAATTATGGTAAGCATAATCGGTGATTTAGGAGAATGGGTAAGAGGAAAAGTTAATAAAAGCAATAAAGAAAATAAAGAGAGCTCACAAAATAAAGATACTCAGGATGCCGAATCGATACTAACCGATGTTATTCAAAATTCCATCAATATCACACCAACACTTTACAAAAACCAAGGCGAACGAGTAAATATTTTTGTTGCTCGTGATCTGGATTTCAGCGATGTCTACAGTCTCGTCACACGTTAACCCGATACAGAAAGATCAAGCAGTTTTTCAGCTTTTACAACCGCTTGATTGTTTCTTAGAAGATCCCACGATCACTGAATTATCGATTTGCCGCCCCTGTGAAGTATGGACGAAAAGCTTGAAGGGTTGGCAAGTACATAGCGTACCAGAGTTAACAACCACTTTTTTGCAAACGCTCATTACAGCGCTTATCGTTTATAACGGTATGGCTCCCAAAAGTATTAATTATGTGCTATTGCCTGGTGGACAACGTGGTACAATTGTACAAACACCAGCTGTCATCGATGGTGCTCTTTCCTTTGTAATTCGTAAACATTCTCTTATAGTTAAGACGTTAGAAGAACTCAAAGAAGAAGGTGCATTTGATGATTTCTCCGACGTAAGTTTTAACAAACCTTCGGAAGAAGAAGCAAATAACTTGTTATTGAAGCAGGACTTCACACGGTTGGAGCCATTTGAAGTTCAACTTTTGCAACATAAACGTGATGGAAAAATTCTTGAATTTTTACAAGAATGCGTCTTCTACAAACGCAACATTATTATTGCAGGCAAGACAGGATCTGGTAAAACAACATTTGCTCGCTCTTTAATTGAAAAGGTCTCTGCAGAGGAGCGTATTATCACAATTGAAGATGTTCATGAGCTTTTTCTACCCAATCATCCCAATCATGTACATATGATTTATGGTAACAATGTAGGCCGTGTTTCAGCTGAAGAATGCCTAGATGCGTGTATGCGTCAGTCGCCCGACCGAATTTTTCTCGCTGAATTGCGAGGTAATGAAGCGTGGGAATATCTCAATTCACTCAACACTGGCCATCCCGGATCGATTACAACAACGCATGCCAACAGCGCTTTGCATACATTTGAACGATGTGCCACCTTGATTAAAAGATCAGAAGTTGGCCGACAACTCGAGTTAGAAATGATAAAAATCGTTCTCTATACGACAGTTGACGTAGTGTTGTTCTTTAAAGATAGAAAACTCTCTGAAGTCTTTTACGACCCGATTTTTGCTAAATCAAAAATCGTTTAAGGGGAGCTTCCTCTCTCGGTAATATGATGCAAACAAAAAATAGCCGTAACTAATTGTTACGGCTATTTATTTAAATTTTTCTATTCTCTTTGCTTCTCCAATGCATTTTCTACACTCTTCATGGATAAAAGAAGAAAAAAGTTAATAGGCAACAACTGTACGAGAAAACCAAATTATACATAAGGCTCTCTCTATTCTCTTGCCTTTGATCATTCTTTCCATTTATCTTTTGAAAAGGTATGTTTGATGCAAAAAAAATAGCTACAAAATAAATATTTCAATAAAAAAGCTTCGTAAAATAGGTACTTTCGATCATCACAAATAATTATAATCATCAAAACCAAAACTTATCGTTTAAAAATTCTAAGTGCTATTTTCAAGTGATTAATAAATATGTTTTTTAACCAAACAATCTCCAGATACGGAAAACCTCATATGAAATAAACTATCATTTCGATTTAGCATCTATAAACCACATTCTATTTGGTAATAAAAAGTATAGTGGCATATCGACGTCTTCTTCGGACGAAGAAAGATTCTTAACCTCCGGCTGTTCGTAAACAACCAAATTTCTCTTAAGCAAACTTTGCTAACCTATCACGTAGCTTATGTCCCCACCCTAAAAACAATATCCGTAGACTACACAGGTAAGCCCTACTCTGAATATTCCTGCTCTCTTCTCTGAACCTCAAAAAGCGAAAATTCCTAAAAGCACAGATCTAAAATCCCACTTCTTAAGATGCGTCACATTGATTTATAATTTGCGTGTTGGATAAAAGATCTTAGTACCGTAGGATTCCCTCATTCCAAGGCTGTTTATTAACCAAAACCATATTTCTTGCACATTACAAGCGAATAAAGCCATGTAGAATAAAACTGTACAAAAAAGCACTAAAAATGCCTCTTATAA contains the following coding sequences:
- a CDS encoding type IV secretion system protein, with the protein product MRKQQAKPVKAQQLNSYYEESRGLERDLINEFIRSRRTAWRVASAVGLFGLFGMICGVVGFSQPAPIPLVLRVDNTTGAVDVISIMREHEESYGEVVDKYWLNQYVLNRENYDYDTIQLNYDTTALLSAAAVQQEYYKIYNGENARDKVLSNRARITVKIRSIQPNGLGQATVRFTTQQLDSSGAATGPKQHQIATIGYTYVGAPMKSSDRLLNPLGFQVTSYRSDPEILLND
- the virB9 gene encoding P-type conjugative transfer protein VirB9; this encodes MKKLAFVVLLSSFSSLYTVPVQALKSPSNSQYDHRIRYITYNEADVVQIETVLGVATHIILEEGEQYITHAFGDSEAYAFAHKGRHIFIKPKAEFANTNLIVVTDKRSYKFRLQFRNDRAGSTYELAFHYPHSNDGKSEENNQRLAIERGFHQSVKGYNLSYTMSGHQDIAPINAWDNGRITYFKFPANMDMPSIYIVDAEGNESLIPRTVIGSSNDIIAVHKVNPKWLIRLGKRALAVFNEAYDPNGVPNTTGTVSSVVYRINKGGK
- the virB10 gene encoding type IV secretion system protein VirB10 translates to MFDNKEGEGKGTKLDNVEQKYIEGAYGSSELGSERRPTIPGTRALLMVGLIVIIAIPIALTLKAFKMRNTVKVEEEKEQQTVQQIIPNYVPRVIEEPTIVEDAEKSIQTEDSNLDISPALSKLLQTTIPPHLLRDSEELARKRMLSSGLNNGGSEGSTETKTASNDDGNNGVLFDNLQPVRLGQSRAMQFRNRDFLITQGTQIDCTLETKIITSQPGMTTCHLTRDIYSTSGRVVLLDRGSKVVGFYQSGIQQGQTRVFVQWSRIETPSGVVVNLDSPGTGPLGEAGIGGWVDRHFWERLGSAIMVSIIGDLGEWVRGKVNKSNKENKESSQNKDTQDAESILTDVIQNSINITPTLYKNQGERVNIFVARDLDFSDVYSLVTR
- the virB11 gene encoding P-type DNA transfer ATPase VirB11 is translated as MSTVSSHVNPIQKDQAVFQLLQPLDCFLEDPTITELSICRPCEVWTKSLKGWQVHSVPELTTTFLQTLITALIVYNGMAPKSINYVLLPGGQRGTIVQTPAVIDGALSFVIRKHSLIVKTLEELKEEGAFDDFSDVSFNKPSEEEANNLLLKQDFTRLEPFEVQLLQHKRDGKILEFLQECVFYKRNIIIAGKTGSGKTTFARSLIEKVSAEERIITIEDVHELFLPNHPNHVHMIYGNNVGRVSAEECLDACMRQSPDRIFLAELRGNEAWEYLNSLNTGHPGSITTTHANSALHTFERCATLIKRSEVGRQLELEMIKIVLYTTVDVVLFFKDRKLSEVFYDPIFAKSKIV